In Hemiscyllium ocellatum isolate sHemOce1 chromosome 20, sHemOce1.pat.X.cur, whole genome shotgun sequence, one genomic interval encodes:
- the psmg3 gene encoding proteasome assembly chaperone 3, whose amino-acid sequence MAAESIIRSKQTTEIVDGILTEVVCTLFSDHIFVVVTQYGKMGTLISVAPHCVANEISKPTLSTKILMGKDEPLIHVYAKHLVTFVSEESGNKPVLLALALKDANLESIKSIKKLIQSCRLW is encoded by the exons ATGGCAGCGGAAAGTATTATCCGGTCCAAGCAGACTACAGAGATTGTTGATGGAATCCTGACTGAGGTTGTGTGCACACTGTTCAGCGATCATATCTTTGTGGTGGTCACGCAGTATGGCAAAATGGGAACATTGATCTCTGTTGCACCACATTGTGTGGCAAATGAAATCAGCAAACCCACACTTAGCACAAAGATCCTCATGGGAAAGGATGAG CCTCTAATCCATGTTTATGCAAAGCACCTTGTGACTTTTGTGTCTGAGGAGTCTGGGAACAAACCAGTGCTACTTGCGTTGGCCCTCAAGGATGCAAATTTGGAGAGTATTAAATCTATCAAAAAATTGATTCAGAGTTGCCGACTCTGGTGA